One region of Ornithinibacter aureus genomic DNA includes:
- a CDS encoding IS1182 family transposase: MSKTFRAFAPEQDLLLPPSLDDWLPSEHLARFIAELVDEHLDLSRIRASYTKAKGAPPYDPRLMVRILLYGYTTGVRSSRQLEASCQDVVAFRWLAAGAGPDFRSIARFRKRHLSALGHLFVQALALCQAAGMVKLGRVALDGTKLRANASRRKAMSYARMSEKEKILADEVSELLAQAEAIDQSEDARFGKDSRGDELPQELRRRESRLAKIREAKQALEDEARERAEQEARKRAATRGEGEDTTAQRVADAVAAAVPKPKAQRNFTDPQSRIMKTSDGSFHQCFNAQAVVDDGHQVIVAAEVSDCAADVANLMPMTEQTTVNTGHAPGEVLADAGYCSADNLEQAATVSAASGTEFFIATGRSKHDAPLPAAPRGRIRKDATPRERMARKLTTKKGRTAYARRKVIVEPVFGQMATLQNAKHLLLRGIDGARGEWLLLAACHNLRKLHGHIGVAGLNGLRTA; this comes from the coding sequence GTGAGCAAGACGTTCCGGGCGTTCGCGCCGGAGCAGGACTTGTTGTTGCCGCCGTCGCTGGATGACTGGCTGCCGTCCGAGCACTTGGCTCGGTTTATCGCCGAGCTGGTTGATGAGCACCTGGACTTGTCCCGGATCCGCGCCTCGTACACCAAGGCCAAGGGCGCCCCACCGTACGACCCACGGTTGATGGTGCGGATCCTGCTGTACGGGTACACCACCGGGGTGCGCTCCTCACGCCAGTTGGAGGCGTCGTGTCAGGACGTGGTCGCGTTCCGGTGGCTCGCGGCCGGGGCGGGTCCGGACTTCCGGTCGATCGCGCGGTTTCGCAAGCGGCACCTGTCCGCATTGGGCCACCTGTTCGTGCAGGCGTTGGCGTTGTGCCAGGCCGCGGGGATGGTCAAGCTGGGCCGGGTCGCGTTGGACGGGACGAAGCTGCGCGCGAACGCCTCGCGGCGCAAGGCCATGAGCTACGCGCGGATGAGCGAGAAGGAGAAGATCCTCGCCGACGAGGTGTCCGAGTTGCTCGCGCAGGCCGAGGCGATCGACCAGAGCGAGGATGCCCGGTTCGGCAAGGACTCACGCGGGGACGAACTGCCGCAGGAGCTGCGGCGCCGCGAGTCGCGGCTGGCCAAGATCCGGGAAGCGAAGCAGGCACTCGAGGACGAGGCTCGGGAGCGCGCCGAGCAGGAGGCCCGAAAGAGGGCCGCCACGCGGGGTGAGGGCGAGGACACTACCGCGCAGCGGGTCGCCGACGCGGTCGCGGCGGCGGTGCCGAAACCGAAGGCGCAGCGCAACTTCACCGACCCGCAGTCGCGGATCATGAAGACCTCCGACGGGTCATTCCACCAGTGCTTCAACGCCCAGGCGGTCGTCGATGACGGCCATCAGGTGATCGTCGCGGCCGAGGTGAGCGACTGCGCCGCGGACGTTGCCAACCTGATGCCGATGACCGAACAAACCACCGTGAACACCGGACATGCGCCGGGTGAGGTGCTCGCCGACGCCGGGTACTGCTCGGCCGACAACCTGGAGCAGGCCGCCACGGTCAGCGCAGCGAGCGGGACCGAGTTCTTCATCGCCACCGGCCGCTCCAAGCACGACGCGCCGCTCCCGGCCGCGCCGCGAGGCCGGATCCGCAAGGACGCGACACCACGTGAACGGATGGCCCGCAAACTCACCACCAAGAAGGGCCGGACCGCCTACGCGCGACGCAAGGTCATCGTGGAACCGGTGTTCGGGCAGATGGCCACCCTGCAGAACGCGAAACACCTCCTGCTCCGCGGGATCGACGGCGCCCGCGGCGAGTGGCTCCTGCTCGCGGCCTGCCACAACCTACGCAAGCTGCACGGTCACATCGGCGTCGCTGGCCTGAACGGGCTCCGGACCGCCTGA